The region CGGAGGCCTGCGCAGCAGCAGAGACAGCTCGCGGTAGGATCGGGCGTGATGGGTCAGGTCGTCGTAGACGATGAGCACGTCGCGTCCCTGTTCCATGAAGTGTTCGGCAATGCTGGTGGCCGCGTAGGGCGCGATGTAGGACATGCCCGGCGGATCGCCGCCTTCAGCCACAACCACCACCGTGTAGCGCATGGCCCCCTTCTCCTTCAGCATGGCCACCGCCTTGGCCGTGGCCGCTGCGCGCTGCCCGATGGTGCAATAGACGCAGACGACGTTCTTGTCGTGCTGGTTGAGAATGGCGTCGAGGGCAATGGCCGACTTGCCGGTCTGGCGGTCGCCAAGGATCAGTTCGCGCTGCCCGCGTCCGATGGGAATGAGGGCGTCGACGACCTTGATGCCGGTCATCAGCGGCTCGGTCACCGGCGCGCGATCCATGTTTGGCGGAGCCGGGCGTTCGATGGGCAGGCGTTTTTCGCTGACCAGCGGCCCCAGGTTGTCCAGAGGGAGACCGAGCGGGTCGATGACCCGGCCCAGCAGCAAGTCGCCCACGGGCACGTCCATGACCCGCCCCGTACGCTCCACGGTGTCGCCCGCGCGCAGATGCCCGTGATCGCCAAGGAGCACCACGCCGATCTCCTCTGCGTCCAGGTTGAAGGCGATGCCGAAAATTCGTCCCGGAAAGGCCAGCATCTCCTCGAATTCGACTCCCGGCAGACCCGACACCCGTGCGATGCCAGGAGAGACGCTGATGATGCTGCCGATCTCCCGTGCGTCATGCGTCGGGATAAAATCCTCGCGAGCCTTGCGCAGGTTCTGAAAGGTCCTGTCCAGGGTGCCGGCGAGGGAACAGGTCATGCGCCCCTCCCCTCGCCTGCGGGAGCAACAGCTTCGGAAGCGGAAAACAGCTCGTCCATGCTCTTTTGCATCCGGGCCAGATATTCCTCTATGCTCCAGGAAATCTTGCGGTTCCCGGTCAGGATCTCGATGCCGCCGATGAGGTCCGGATCGATTTCAAAGTGCACCTTTGCGCTTCCCTCCAGGACTTCCTCCAGGGCTGAACGCACCGAGGCCCTGCTTTCTTCGGACAATTCAAAAGCGCTGCGCACCCGAAGCGGTCCGGACTTGGCATCGGTCACCAGATCGGAACGCGCAGGCTCGTCCATGGAGCGAACCCGTTCCGCGAAGACCTGGCTGGCGCGCTCGTCGAAGCTCGCCCCTGCCAAGTCGGACAGGGTCTTGCGGGCAATGGCATAGGTTTCCTCCCGCGTGCGCCGCGCTATCTCATCGAGCAGGCAGTCACGGTCCCGTTTCAGGGCCTTGCTCTGCCTTGCGCGCTCGGCTTCGGCTTCCTCCCGCGCCTGGCCCAAGAGCTTCTGTCGTTCGTCCCCAGCTTCATTTCTGGCCGTTTCCAGAAACTCCTCGCGGGTGTCTTCCAATACCTTTTTTTGACGCTTAAATTCCTCCCGCTCCCGGGCGGCTTCGGCCTGCATCCGCTCGCCATCGGCCAACTCCTTGGCGATACGCTCCTCGCGGGCGTCGATGGCACCAAGGATCGGCTTGTATAGAAAGCGCTTCATGAGCCAGACCAGGACGAGAAAATTGACGACCTGCGCGCCGACGGTGAACCAGTCGATGAGCATGGCTACTGCCCCGCTGCCTGCCCGACGGCATGGGTCCAGAACGGATTGGCGAAGAGCAGGATCATGGACAACACGAAGCAGTAGATGGCCGTGGATTCGATCATGGCCACGCCGACAAAGAGGGTGCGGGTGATGGTCATGGAGGCGTCGGGCTGCTGCGCCAGGGCGGTCAGGGCCTGGGCCACGGCCCGTCCCTCGCCCAGGGCCGGGCCCAGGCAGCCGATGCCCGTAGTCAGGCCGGCGGTGATGATGGAGGCTACGGCAATGAGGGTCATGCTGTCCATGTTCTCTCCTTTGTAATCATTTGGTTGTCTCCCTGCGGTCCGAGACGCTGGTGGCGGCCGCGATGTATACCGTGGCCAGGATGAAGAAAATATAGGCCTGGATCATGCCGGTCAGAAGACCTAGCGCGGTCATGACGATGGGAAAGAAAAACGGGGTGACCAGCAGCAGGATGGCCGCGATCATGGCCCCGCTCATCATGTTTCCGAAAAGGCGCACGGCCAGGGCCATGGTGCGGGAAAGCTCGCCGATGACATTGAAAGGCAGCATGAACGGAGTCGGCTGGGCATAGGAGGCCAGATAACGACGCACTCCCTGTTTGCGGATGCCGTACAGCGGCACGGCCACGAACACGCACAGGGCCAGGGCCGCGGTGGTGGAAAGCGAAGCCGTGGGCGCGGCATAGCCGGGGATGACGGAGCACAGGGCGGCCAGGGCCACGAAAAGAAAAAGAGTCGCCAGAAAATCCAGATATTCCCTGGAGCGGGCAATGCCGACTTCGCGAATCTGCCTGTCCAGGGCCGTGACCACGATCTCGAGCAGATTCTGCCAGCGCGAGCGATCATCGCTCCTGGACAGTCGGCGGGTGATGAGTATCGACGCCAGGGTCATGGCCAGCATGAGAGCCCAGGTGAAGACGATGGTGGCATTTATCTTCACAAATCCGTACTGCCACAGGAGTATGGCATCGGGGCTGATACGCATCACTTCCCTCCATTCATGCAGCTCTTGGTCAGCCGCGTTGCAGCCATGCGCGCTATGATGAACCCGAGCAGACAGGCCGCCAGGCGCTCCCAGCGCCCGTCGCCGACCAGGTAGAACCCGCCCAGAGTGACGCCGGTACGAACCACGAAGCTTCCCATGAACCAGGCTGCGGAATGGCTTGAGGCCAAGGCCCTGCGGGTGGTCCACCACAGGCCGCCGAAAAAGAAGGCTCCGAGACAAAGGCCGGCGGCAAGGGCCAGCGCGAAATCGCTATGTATCATCGTCTTTCTGCTCCTCGCGGATGGCCCGATCCTCTTTGGCCACCCAGTACCAGGCGTTCCAGCAGCCCAAGGCCAGACCCGCCACGAGCAGGGCCAGGGTCCAGGACCTTCCGCCCGGGTAATTCTGGTCCAGCCACAAACCCATAAACACACCCAGGAGGGTCGGGATGCTCACCGACCAGCCGATGATTCCCATCATCCCGAGCCCAAACCAAACCTCGTTCCCGGCTCGTTTTTTGGCCCGCAGCTTGCGTCTGGCCCGCACGTCGACTTCTCGCTCCAGATCCGGCTTTTGCGGATTTTCGTGACTAGTCACGGTAAAACCCGGCCATGCGGCGGATCAAGCCGCTTTCCATTCTCACCAGGGCCCGGCGCACCTCCTGCTCCTCTTCGTCCAGATGCATGAATTCCTCTTCCACAGCCCGGCGCAACTGCCCCAGATCCTGCCCAGCGATGGCGTTGCGTACGCAGACCACGACATCATGCCCGGTCTTGGTCAGCACGCCTTCATCCACTGCGACGTAGACCTCCTGCGTCTGTTCTGTTTCGTAAACCAGGATGCCGGGACAAAGCGCGGCCACACAATCCCGTCGCCTCGGCAGGATGCCGAAGGAGCCGTCGCGACTTTCGGCCACGATGCGCAAGGCCCCCACATCTTCGAAAACCCTGAACGGGAGCAGAATCCTAAGACGCATTTCCATCACGGTCCTCCTGCTCCTTGCTCCCGGCGACTTTATCTTTGGCCTGGTCTACTTCACCGATCATGTACAGGGCGCTCTCGGGATAGTCCTTGAACTCGTCGTCAAGAATGCGCTCGCACCCTTCGAGCGCCGCATCCAGGGAAACGAAAGCGCCCGGAAGCCCGGTGAACTGCTCGGTGGTAAAAAAAGGCTGGGTCAAAAAACGCTCCAGCCGCCGCGCGCGATTGACCACAAGGCGATCCTCCTGCGCGAGCTGCTCCAGACCGAGCATGGCGATGATGTCTTTCAAGTCCTCGTATTGAGCCAAGGTTTGGCGAACCTGGCGGGCGACAGAGTAATGGCGCTGGCCGACAACACCCGGGGTGGCCATCTTGGAGTTGGATTCCAGCGGATCCACGGCCGGATAGAAACCTTCGCCGGCCCGCTTGCGGGACAGGACGATGGAGGCCGAAAGATGGGAAAAGGTGTGCACTGCTGCGGGGTCGGTGAAATCGTCGGCCGGGACATAGACGGCCTGGATGGAGGTGATGCTGCCGGTGTCGGTGTTGGCGATGCGCTCCTGCAGCTGCGACAGCTCCGTGCCCATGGACGGCTGGTAGCCCAGGCGGGACGGCATCTGACCCATCATGCCCGAAATTTCCGACCCGGCCTGAATGAAACGGAAAATATTGTCGATGAGCAGAAGCACGTCGCGGCGTTCGTCGTCGCGAAAGTACTCAGCCATGGTCAGGGCAGCGTGGCCGACGCGAAACCGGCTGCCCGGCGGCTCGTTCATCTGCCCGAAGACCATGACCATGTTCGGCAGCACCCCGGCATCCTTCATCTCGCGGTACAGCTCCTCGCCCTCGCGGCAGCGCTCGCCGATGCCGCAAAACAGGCTGACCCCCTCGTGATGTCCGATCATGTTGTGGATCATCTCGGTTAGAAGGACGGTCTTGCCCACCCCCGCCCCGCCGAAAAGCCCGGCCTTGCCGCCCCGCTCCAGGGGCAGCAGCACGTCGATGACCTTGATCCCGGTCTCGAAGATCTCTGTTCTGGTGGAACGCCGCGACAGGGATGGAGGTGGATTGTGGACGCTGCGCGGGGAAACGTCGCGCACTTCGCCCTCCTGGTCCAGGGCGTTGCCGAAAACGTCGAACATGCGCGAAAGCAGTCCAGGCCCCACGGGTGCCATC is a window of Desulfomicrobium macestii DNA encoding:
- a CDS encoding alternate F1F0 ATPase, F1 subunit alpha, giving the protein MTCSLAGTLDRTFQNLRKAREDFIPTHDAREIGSIISVSPGIARVSGLPGVEFEEMLAFPGRIFGIAFNLDAEEIGVVLLGDHGHLRAGDTVERTGRVMDVPVGDLLLGRVIDPLGLPLDNLGPLVSEKRLPIERPAPPNMDRAPVTEPLMTGIKVVDALIPIGRGQRELILGDRQTGKSAIALDAILNQHDKNVVCVYCTIGQRAAATAKAVAMLKEKGAMRYTVVVVAEGGDPPGMSYIAPYAATSIAEHFMEQGRDVLIVYDDLTHHARSYRELSLLLRRPPGREAFPGDIFYIHSRLLERATHLRPERGGGSLTALPVIETEAQNMAAYIPTNLISITDGQISLSPTLFHLGVLPAVDVGTSVSRVGGKAQRAAYRAVAGDLKLAYAQFEELESFARFGARLDDASLETLEHGRRLRACLRQPEFAPVPMPEQLAVLLALTSGLFRAVPLQRMAEAEQAVRQAVASVSGTMLERLEHEGLADDDRAALVRMARQALLDAGLTRS
- a CDS encoding F0F1 ATP synthase subunit delta; protein product: MLIDWFTVGAQVVNFLVLVWLMKRFLYKPILGAIDAREERIAKELADGERMQAEAAREREEFKRQKKVLEDTREEFLETARNEAGDERQKLLGQAREEAEAERARQSKALKRDRDCLLDEIARRTREETYAIARKTLSDLAGASFDERASQVFAERVRSMDEPARSDLVTDAKSGPLRVRSAFELSEESRASVRSALEEVLEGSAKVHFEIDPDLIGGIEILTGNRKISWSIEEYLARMQKSMDELFSASEAVAPAGEGRGA
- a CDS encoding F0F1 ATP synthase subunit C, coding for MDSMTLIAVASIITAGLTTGIGCLGPALGEGRAVAQALTALAQQPDASMTITRTLFVGVAMIESTAIYCFVLSMILLFANPFWTHAVGQAAGQ
- a CDS encoding F0F1 ATP synthase subunit A, with translation MRISPDAILLWQYGFVKINATIVFTWALMLAMTLASILITRRLSRSDDRSRWQNLLEIVVTALDRQIREVGIARSREYLDFLATLFLFVALAALCSVIPGYAAPTASLSTTAALALCVFVAVPLYGIRKQGVRRYLASYAQPTPFMLPFNVIGELSRTMALAVRLFGNMMSGAMIAAILLLVTPFFFPIVMTALGLLTGMIQAYIFFILATVYIAAATSVSDRRETTK
- the atpD gene encoding F0F1 ATP synthase subunit beta; its protein translation is MVTSSQRPDSSVTPPVLDQSARSGNTGFVTAVRGSVVDVSFTSGLPAIRNILRTGKDGRIVIEVMSHLDEEHVRGIALTPTQGLARGMVAHDTDGPLMAPVGPGLLSRMFDVFGNALDQEGEVRDVSPRSVHNPPPSLSRRSTRTEIFETGIKVIDVLLPLERGGKAGLFGGAGVGKTVLLTEMIHNMIGHHEGVSLFCGIGERCREGEELYREMKDAGVLPNMVMVFGQMNEPPGSRFRVGHAALTMAEYFRDDERRDVLLLIDNIFRFIQAGSEISGMMGQMPSRLGYQPSMGTELSQLQERIANTDTGSITSIQAVYVPADDFTDPAAVHTFSHLSASIVLSRKRAGEGFYPAVDPLESNSKMATPGVVGQRHYSVARQVRQTLAQYEDLKDIIAMLGLEQLAQEDRLVVNRARRLERFLTQPFFTTEQFTGLPGAFVSLDAALEGCERILDDEFKDYPESALYMIGEVDQAKDKVAGSKEQEDRDGNAS
- a CDS encoding ATP synthase subunit I, which codes for MIHSDFALALAAGLCLGAFFFGGLWWTTRRALASSHSAAWFMGSFVVRTGVTLGGFYLVGDGRWERLAACLLGFIIARMAATRLTKSCMNGGK
- a CDS encoding AtpZ/AtpI family protein — protein: MTSHENPQKPDLEREVDVRARRKLRAKKRAGNEVWFGLGMMGIIGWSVSIPTLLGVFMGLWLDQNYPGGRSWTLALLVAGLALGCWNAWYWVAKEDRAIREEQKDDDT
- a CDS encoding F0F1 ATP synthase subunit epsilon, which codes for MEMRLRILLPFRVFEDVGALRIVAESRDGSFGILPRRRDCVAALCPGILVYETEQTQEVYVAVDEGVLTKTGHDVVVCVRNAIAGQDLGQLRRAVEEEFMHLDEEEQEVRRALVRMESGLIRRMAGFYRD